The window GGACCAAATATATGAACAAATTTCATAAAACTCCCTCCTAAGAAAATATTAAATAACTTTAGCAATCCAATTGTACTTATTAGGCAATTCTGCCCCTTTAACTCCATAGCAATAGCCATTTATTTTATTAATTTATTCTCTTTCAAAAGGAAAAATCCTTCTTGCTCTAACCTACTCCTTTAATTCAATAAGAAAAAAAGAGCTGCATAGGCAACTCAATAGTCTTCAAGTAAAGCTCCCCGTTAGTTGAATAGGAACGTCAACTAACTTATTTCATTTACAATTCACTTTATCATTTTATTATCTTTAAATTATCTACAGGTAAAAATACAATTTTTGCGGTACCCAAAATTTTATCCTTCGAAACAAATCCAACACTAGGGTCTCTGCTATCCGTGCTGTTACGACGATTATCTCCTAATACAAAAAAGTATCCATCTGGCACAGTTAATTCACCTAAATTCCCCTCTAATGTAAAGTCTCCAGTAAGTGTATCATTGTCTATTAAAGCTTTTTTATATTCCTCTAAGTAGGGTTCTTTGTACCTCTCACCGTTAATAAAAAGTTCATCGTTTTCATAAACGATGCGGTCACCAGGTATACCAATAATACGTTTGATATAATTAGTATCTTCTTTTGCTTCAAATACAATCACATCAAATCTTTCATACTCCATCGATTTTGGTCCGATTTTATCCACTATTACTCTGTCACCATTTTCAAATGTGGGCATCATAGAAGCACCGTCAACTACAATAGGGGTAAATAAGAAAAATCGAATACCATATGCAAAAGCAATAGCAATTCCTATTGCTTTTGCCAATTCCAATAATTCAATTTTTTCTTTTGCTTTTTTCACGTTCAACACCTCTTTCTCTTTTAAACACTTAGCATTTATTTGAATAATTCATTAAATCAACTTATTCGACTTCCCTTTAATAATACCTGCTATTTCAACTAACCTGCTGCGATAGTTCAATAAGAAAAAAGAGCTGCATAGGCAACTCAATGTTCTTCAAGTAAAACTCCCATCAGTACAATTGACGAGTGTAGATTTAAATAAAAATTGATTATTTGTAATAAAGTCTGATAATTCATAAAAATGTTTGATACAATTGCAATGACAAGATGGATTATGACAATTCCACAAACGGGACATTTTACAGAACGAGGATTAGAAAATCACAGGGTAAAATGAGTTAGCATTGGTGAATATTTTGTGTACCCTATTTTGAGAATTATGGAAATGAAATTTGAAATGTTTTGGGATATTTGTGGAAGTGCTCGTCTTAGGAGAGGAGATAAAAAAATGATTGAATTACGAAAGATAACCGGGGATAACATAGATGAAGTAATAGCACTAGAAGTTGAAGAAAACCAGGAAGACTTGTTAGAAACTACTAACCTCAGAAGCTTTGCAGATGCTCATATGTTGAACGCAGACGGTATACCAGCGACTCCTTTTGCCATTTATGCCGAAGAAGTTGCGGTTGGATTTTTGATGTATATTTATGATACGTTGGATCATGAGTCATTTGAAAATGAAGTTTTTTACGGGAAGAAGAGCTATTTTATTTGGCACATTATGATTGGCCAGAGTTACCAGGGGAAAGGGTATGGCAAACTTGCTTTTGAAAAAATGTTGATGGATATTGAATCTATGCCAGATGGAGAAGCGGAATATGTTGCCCTCTTTTATCATACAAGTAATGTCATAGCTAAAACATTATACGCTTCATTTGGTTTCGTAGATACAGGAATCATTCAGGATAATTCGATGTTGGCGATTAAAAATCTAAATGTGAAAAAAAAGAATCCTTAGTAGAATAGGATCTCTCGTAAAGAAATATAAGCTATCAACGTCTTGACCCTTAATAAACACAAATGTCCAGAAGAAAAAACCGAGTTTGTTAACTCTGTCTTAGCAAAAATATAATATTTATACCGCAATCGGGCGCGAATGTTTTAGAATTACTAGGTAGAAAATGATCAAACTTTATTACAAAAATCGCATAGTATTTCACAAAGAATTAACCCGTTTTGATCAATCATTTTTCAAAACGAGTTCTTATCATTTAACTTAAAATATAGATTTTAGGTGGTTAATTTCTTCAGTACCATCTATTTTAACCACCTTAACTTTCACATATTTAATTGGACTAATAGCAAACCAAAATCTTTTTTCACCTTCAACGTCAATAATTGTTGCTTGTTCATCACCTGCATATACTTTTGCAATTGAATTGTCATTGATTGCACAAGAATAAATATAGGGTTCACTATTCAAAGAAGACCATTTAACAGGAAAATTCCATCAGCACCTCTTGTTTGTATCCATTGCCATTGTTTATCCTCTTTTTCAAAGTAAGTTATAAAGATTTTTTCTACGTGTTCATTCTGTTCTTTGAACACTGAAGGCAGCCTTGTTTTGCTAAAGCACCCGTAGTTGAAGAACAGGGGCTTATTTAATTTGAAATTATCTTTACATACATTCCTCTTGTAGCTTTTTCATAAGCTCTTTTATTCATTTCCCTTACTCTTTCTGAAAGTAAAGATGCTCTAATTAACTCATTTCCATTGAAAACTGAAGGATCAATCAGTCGAACTTTGTTTTTTCGATGTAAATTGTAATTAGTTGTATCTTCCTTTACTTTCACGTTTTGATTAAGTCTTCTTATATGATCTTGTATCTCTTTATCTTTTGATGATTTTATATGTTGAATTAGATCATCATCTTCTCCAAGAAAGTCATCAAGATTTATAAATTCTTTTTCTAAAGATAATTTTAATGTTTTTGCTAAAGTGTCATTACCATATATATTTAACGGATCCATAAAGAAATCAATAACTTCTTTATAATATGTTTTAACAAACCATTCTGCTATTTCAATATTTTGAAGATACATTTTTCCTTCAATAACTACTAAATTATTTAAAAAGGTTTGAACATCTATTAATGAAATTTGTCCATACTCATGCATATCGCGTAAAGTAGAATCCACCCTATCTGCACATAATTCAGGTGCAGGTTGCTCAAGTAATGTCCACTTTGAATCATCAAACAATATATCCTCATATCTGTAATGATATTTCTCCAAAATTGATGGTATTTCTGAGTTTATTATTACAGAATTAAATATTGTTTCATGATAATCCTCGTTTTTATTATCGAAAACAAAATCAACCACATGAGAGAATGCTGTGTGTGATACATCATGTAGCAAACCAGCAATTTGCTCCTCTAATGAACCACCGAGTTTTTTTATTAAAAGCATTACTCCAACTGAATGATCATACCGAGTTTCGTTCCATTTTTCATTAACTAAATAACTTGCTCCCCCTTGATGAATTCCCTTTAACCTTTGCACAGGTTTACTTAATATTAAATCTTCTAACACCTTTTCTATTTCAAATTCTCCATAAAGTTTTTCTGAAATAATCAATTCAATACTCCTTTTTTGTACAAAAACCTTTAATAGAATTTCTTAAGTTATCCAATCCCTCTCACATAAGTACATTAAGTACTTCAACAAGAAAGTGCATTAATCCTCCTTGTTCAACGCTACCAATTAGTGAAGTAAGACAGTTAAGTAATCCCCATTTGTCTCCCGTAGTCAAAAAGGTTTTCATAAGGATCTCCTTCTAACCCTAAAACTTTACAAAAAGCAGGCTCTGTTTAAATCCTTGTTTTTTTAGATTTATTACCACGGGTTTTGAACAAATAATTCAAATTAAATCCACTCAAAACTAAAATTAGCATTAATGATCTTCAATTAAAGCCCCGGTTAATTGAATAATCCAATAACACTCTAACTTGGTGACACTGAAGTTAAAAACCACATAGCTAATAAAGTCAACCAAATTACTGCTATACCTATAATAAAACGCTTCACATTCAATCCCCTTTCTACCACTAACCCGCCCCTTTAGTTTAATTACTTCAACAAAAAAGGGCGTTAATCCCTTTTCTTGGATCAGCACGCCCTTTAGTTTAATTATAATATTTCACAATTTCTTCTTTGCAACATGAAATGAATCTCAATATGCAGCGCATGTATTTATTTCATGTATCCTTTTACCATGATTTTTGAAAGCTCTTTCTTAATTCATCGGCAACACGAACTAACTTTACTTTTAATTCATCAAACCAAGATGGAATATCATTAATTTCTCCATAATCCAAAGATCTTAATAATTTGGAGAACTTATATAAGTTTGCATATCTTTGAAACTGTGGAAATTGAGCCACTACATCATTTTCTAAAAACATTTTTGAACGATATCCGTTCAAAAAAGATTGAATCAGCAATTTTGAATGAGCATTCTCATCGTCAATAAAATCATCAAGCGCTGTTACAATATCAAGTGCATACCAGTGATATATTGCATCATCAAAGTCGATTATATTGAAACTATGACCCTTACCCTCTTCAAAAAAGATATTATCCAGTTGAAAATCATAGTGAATCAATCCGAACACATCTTTGTTATTGGGTAACGATTGAAGCCATTTCGTCACCCTACTTAGCTCTTCTAGGGCTATTTTTTCTCCTGGATGCTTTTTAAATACGCTTTCCATGAACTGTATTGTGTCCAACCAACTCTTTCTTCTTTCAAACAATGGTTCAAAATTTTTCGATAAACAATGAAGTGAGGCAAGTGATTTTCCCCATTCCTCCATCTGTTTTGCAGTAATTGTTTCTGCATCCAAATTTATTCCATTTGCTGCACTAAAGACAACGGCAATATATGTTCCTTCTGCGGTCTTTAGTGTTTCAATTAGTTCTCCACTTAATGATTGAATTGGTGTTATAGATGGAAATCCATTCAATTGTAAATATTGTATAAACTCTAACTCAGCTTTTGTTTGTTTAATAGATTTATCCTGCTCAAAATTGAATCTCAAAAAATATTGATCTTGATTCCGTTCAAAAGCATACACAAAGTTTGCACTTGCACGCCACAACTCCAAAGTTCCCTCGTCATATTCCCAGAATTGAACAAGTCTCTGAGCGACTGCATCAGAAGCTACTCCTCTTACCATGTTTCCTAGATCCATCATCTTTTATTTTTCCTCCCATTACCTTTGAGAGGATTAAACCTTAGTTAAGAAGTAATCCCTCTCATTAGCATGCTATTTTGAAATTCTTTCATTTTCAATATGTCACCCCTTCCTTAAGTTTCCGCTATAAAAAATCAATAGCCAGACATATTCTAATTCTACATAAAATTACAAATACCTTTTTTGTAATTTCTGCCCTTATAGGTAAATAAGGCTTACTACAACAAGAAAAGGAGCTGCCGAACCATGTTTGTTCAGCAACTCTTGCACCTGTTGTATAAAAATTATTAATTATGAATCCTACATCGTTTCAATGTATATTTTCTGCGTCACAACGTAGTTTTCCATAGTT is drawn from Solibacillus sp. R5-41 and contains these coding sequences:
- a CDS encoding phosphotransferase enzyme family protein; translation: MMDLGNMVRGVASDAVAQRLVQFWEYDEGTLELWRASANFVYAFERNQDQYFLRFNFEQDKSIKQTKAELEFIQYLQLNGFPSITPIQSLSGELIETLKTAEGTYIAVVFSAANGINLDAETITAKQMEEWGKSLASLHCLSKNFEPLFERRKSWLDTIQFMESVFKKHPGEKIALEELSRVTKWLQSLPNNKDVFGLIHYDFQLDNIFFEEGKGHSFNIIDFDDAIYHWYALDIVTALDDFIDDENAHSKLLIQSFLNGYRSKMFLENDVVAQFPQFQRYANLYKFSKLLRSLDYGEINDIPSWFDELKVKLVRVADELRKSFQKSW
- a CDS encoding GNAT family N-acetyltransferase, giving the protein MIELRKITGDNIDEVIALEVEENQEDLLETTNLRSFADAHMLNADGIPATPFAIYAEEVAVGFLMYIYDTLDHESFENEVFYGKKSYFIWHIMIGQSYQGKGYGKLAFEKMLMDIESMPDGEAEYVALFYHTSNVIAKTLYASFGFVDTGIIQDNSMLAIKNLNVKKKNP
- a CDS encoding HD domain-containing protein translates to MIISEKLYGEFEIEKVLEDLILSKPVQRLKGIHQGGASYLVNEKWNETRYDHSVGVMLLIKKLGGSLEEQIAGLLHDVSHTAFSHVVDFVFDNKNEDYHETIFNSVIINSEIPSILEKYHYRYEDILFDDSKWTLLEQPAPELCADRVDSTLRDMHEYGQISLIDVQTFLNNLVVIEGKMYLQNIEIAEWFVKTYYKEVIDFFMDPLNIYGNDTLAKTLKLSLEKEFINLDDFLGEDDDLIQHIKSSKDKEIQDHIRRLNQNVKVKEDTTNYNLHRKNKVRLIDPSVFNGNELIRASLLSERVREMNKRAYEKATRGMYVKIISN
- the lepB gene encoding signal peptidase I yields the protein MKKAKEKIELLELAKAIGIAIAFAYGIRFFLFTPIVVDGASMMPTFENGDRVIVDKIGPKSMEYERFDVIVFEAKEDTNYIKRIIGIPGDRIVYENDELFINGERYKEPYLEEYKKALIDNDTLTGDFTLEGNLGELTVPDGYFFVLGDNRRNSTDSRDPSVGFVSKDKILGTAKIVFLPVDNLKIIK